One Thunnus albacares chromosome 12, fThuAlb1.1, whole genome shotgun sequence genomic region harbors:
- the rb1cc1 gene encoding RB1-inducible coiled-coil protein 1 isoform X1 has product MKLYVFQVNNGSTLTFDTDLAVQTVLELKHAIQAKYKIAIQHQVLVVNGGECMAAERRVCSYSAGTETNPIFLFNKEMILCDRDPTIPKTTFSIESEIQVKVEESLLMPAVFHTVASRTQLALEMFEVAKKLCSFCERLVHDEHLQHQGWAAIMANLDDCTLSYQKLLMKFDTAYSNYQQDLEEIKLKLTKLGTAVSVMARIPLLECLTRHSYRESMEKSSSTPEKESDETEEEKSTDSVRCATDAKRPSKLSTSFSASGTATCEPTGDQETNEMTDSGGLRAALLDDDTPELANPSFFNVTLLDWINVQDRPNDVESVVRKCFDSITRLDPRIIQPFLADCRDTIAKLDNQNMKAIKGLEDRLYALDQMIASCKKLVNEQKELAQGFLANQKRAENLKDTSVLPDLCLSHTNQLMIMLNNHRKLLDIKKKCTTAKQELANNLQVRLKWCCYVMLHADQDGEKLQALLRLLTELIERVRVVDALSTVPQMYCLAVVEVVRRKMFMRHYREWAYALVKDGKQLYEAEKFKRETFGKLFRKSFLRNRLFRGLDSWPPTSFCTRKPRRFDDELPDISLEDLQYLKSCCPLEVQPFLMVPTMCDFEPLNHHVAKLQQLVQAAQSVDEMSQTITDLLSEQRVSYSQSAQRSTPLTPQSTESIPGTTASMSSKTPASLNLQGPSCQPLHVPVPAPLEDLSPDSIDAQTFDFETIAHPNMDPVLQQGSLDLDSLAESPESDFMSAVNEFVIEENLTSPNPISDPTSPEMMVESLYSSVINAIDNKRMHDTTILERENSRIIVLRQVIDKYRSAAEESHSNLRSVKDDLYHLRGLVLKEQHDFGFVLRSLTTEVHNIVDNICQTHELELKEQHQSELLSLRQELEKQVHTLTEENQVNQNIVRDVQRAMLELEGLMERKEKELTQLESEKERWLETENSQTERIKDLEQKISNQAEELETLSASRDSLTSQLENLHFEIERGQQKIRQELEVVEQSHLKDLENRLKQEHQADLETLTKDNQESLEHLAAESRAKLSQAADQHTAALREKDNQIKDIEARITELAELRCKLEVELALKESETEEVRLLFEEAKMQQTEAVKSQVEAETKVLREELTDIKKQLQVKNEEYEVDLAELRTLMRIEKDHCISELVDRHEEETISLRSELSSLQQQAQDSVRTHAEGLQKLKQELEQQVSALSEEKEKQLRSSQELEQELRTVISNLQAENDLLCKKLEQDRQEVEKEEAFKVASPDAFKELEQKKEEMEKRLSDKIRELENKLQDRQSSKSDAGLSLHADSRADAGAPLSLDSALQERLQQERASLQVQMELLEQKKNEEIQNLKTSLIAEQQTNFNTVLTREKLKKEQIINELTEKLRKVTQQQEKDKALIETLSEDRASVMQEKKHLEEELNRLRSTALVSSAFFTPNPSAQEVTEAGAGAAAASRALVVAGASSSEPLAETERLASVAAIRDDEHVDSAVEASMVTVHDNILMSEEKQRILLLERTLHMKEEENKRLSQRLMSQSMSSVSSRHSDKIAIRDFQVGDLVLIILDERHDNYVLFTVGPTLYFLHSESLTALDLKPASGTSRRPWVLGKVMEKEYCQAKKGPEQVQGSFRNQVLQSESCSMEQKSIIAK; this is encoded by the exons ATGAAGTTGTATGTGTTCCAGGTCAACAATGGCAGCACATTGACATTTGACACTGATCTTGCTGTCCAAAC TGTACTGGAGCTTAAACATGCCATCCAAGCCAAATATAAGATTGCAATTCAACATCAAGTCCTTGTTGTCAATGGAGGGGAATGTATGGCTGCGGAGAGGCGAGTCTGCAGCTACAGTGCTGGCACT GAAACCAACCCCATATTCCTATTCAACAAAGAGATGATCTTGTGTGACCGGGATCCAACAATCCCCAAAACCACCTTCTCGATTGAGAGTGAGATTCAGGTCAAGGTGGAGGAGTCACTACTGATGCCAGCTGTCTTTCACACCGTTGCCTCGCGAACACAACTTGCTCTG GAAATGTTTGAAGTTGCCAAGAAACTTTGCTCTTTCTGTGAACGTTTGGTTCATGATGAACACCTCCAACACCAAGGCTGGGCTGCTATTATGGCTAATCTGGATGACTGCACTCTGTCCTATCAGAAGTTGCTCATGAAATTTGACACCGCATACTCAAATTATCAACAGGACTTGGAAGAAATTAAGTTGAAACTTACAAA GTTGGGGACAGCCGTTTCTGTAATGGCCAGGATACCACTGCTGGAATGTTTGACAAGACATAGTTACAGAGAAAGCATGGAGAAGTCCAGCTCAACCCCAGAAAAGGAATCAGatgagacagaagaagaaaaatccaCTGACTCTGTGCGCTGTGCTACTGATGCAAAAAGGCCCTCCAAGTTATCAACATCCTTCTCTGCTTCGGGGACAGCCACCTGTGAGCCAACTGGTGACcaggaaacaaatgaaatgactgaCAGTGGTGGACTGAGAGCTGCCCTACTAGATGATGACACTCCCGAGCTCGCCAACCCGTCCTTCTTCAATGTCACACTATTAGACTGGATCAATGTGCAAGATAGACCCAATGATGTGGAATCAGTTGTGAGGAAATGCTTTGATTCCATCACTCGG CTTGACCCACGGATCATTCAACCCTTCCTGGCAGATTGTCGTGACACAATTGCCAAGCTAGATAATCAAAACATGAAAGCCATCAAAGGGCTCGAGGACAGGTTGTATGCTCTAGACCAAATGATTGCGAGCTGTAAGAAGTTGGTGAATGAACAAAAAGAACTTGCTCAG GGATTTTTGGCCAATCAGAAGCGGGCTGAAAACCTGAAGGATACATCTGTTCTGCCTGACTTGTGTCTGAGTCACACCAACCAGCTGATGATCATGCTGAACAACCACAGGAAGCTGCTAGACATCAAAAAGAAGTGCACCACTGCCAAACAAGAACTTGCAAACAACCTTCAAGTTCGACTCAA ATGGTGCTGCTATGTGATGCTTCATGCAGACCAGGATGGAGAGAAGCTTCAGGCTCTACTCAGACTTCTGACAGAGCTAATTGAAAGAGTGAGGGTGGTGGATGCCCTCAGTACCGTGCCCCAGATGTACTGCTTGGCGGTGGTGGAGGTCGTCAGGAGAAAAATGTTCATGCGCCACTACAGAGAG TGGGCCTATGCACTTGTGAAAGATGGCAAACAGCTGTACGAGGCGGAGAAGTTCAAAAGGGAAACCTTTGGGAAACTCTTCA GGAAGTCATTCCTCAGAAATCGTTTGTTCAGAGGACTCGATTCGTGGCCTCCAACATCATTTTGT ACACGGAAGCCCAGAAGGTTTGATGATGAACTTCCAGACATCTCACTTGAGGACCTGCAGTACTTGAAATCTTGTTGTCCTTTAGAGGTGCAGCCTTTCCTCAT GGTTCCTACAATGTGTGACTTCGAGCCCTTGAATCACCATGTAGCGAAGCTTCAACAGCTTGTCCAAGCTGCACAGAGTGTGGATGAGATGTCTCAAACTATAACCGACCTGCTAAGTGAACAAAGG GTATCCTATAGTCAGAGCGCCCAGAGATCAACTCCGTTGACCCCACAGTCCACAGAAAGCATACCTGGGACCACCGCATCGATGTCCTCCAAAACCCCCGCTTCACTTAACCTTCAAGGGCCCAGCTGCCAGCCCCTACATGTTCCCGTCCCAGCTCCCTTAGAGGACCTATCTCCAGACAGCATTGATGCACAAACATTTGACTTTGAAACCATTGCCCATCCGAACATGGATCCAGTCCTGCAGCAGGGCTCCCTTGACCTGGATTCTCTAGCAGAGAGCCCGGAATCAGACTTCATGTCTGCTGTCAATGAGTTTGTGATTGAAGAGAACTTGACCTCTCCGAACCCTATCAGTGACCCTACTAGTCCTGAAATGATGGTGGAGTCGCTGTATTCTTCTGTCATCAATGCTATTGACAACAAGCGTATGCATGATACCACAATACTAGAGAGGGAGAACTCAAGGATCATTGTTCTCAGACAAGTTATCGACAAATACCGATCTGCTGCAGAGGAGTCCCATTCCAACTTAAGAAGTGTAAAGGATGATCTGTATCACTTACGAGGTCTGGTATTAAAAGAACAACATGACTTTGGCTTTGTCCTGAGGAGTTTGACCACAGAAGTGCACAACATTGTGGACAACATCTGCCAGACCCATGAACTGGAGTTAAAGGAGCAGCATCAAAGTGAGCTTCTCTCCCTTCGGCAAGAGCTTGAGAAACAGGTCCACACACTAACAGAGGAAAACCAAGTAAACCAGAATATTGTCAGAGACGTGCAGCGCGCCATGCTGGAGCTGGAGGGACTCATGGAGCGCAAAGAGAAAGAACTTACTCAGCTCGAGAGTGAGAAAGAGCGATGGCTTGAGACTGAGAACAGCCAGACAGAGAGGATCAAAGACCTGGAGCAGAAGATCAGCAATCAAGCCGAAGAGCTTGAGACTCTCTCAGCTTCAAGAGACTCTTTGACCAGCCAGCTTGAGAATCTGCACTTTGAGATTGAACGTGGCCAGCAGAAGATCCGGCAGGAGTTGGAGGTTGTTGAGCAGTCACACTTGAAGGATCTGGAAAACAGACTGAAGCAGGAACACCAGGCAGACCTGGAGACCCTTACCAAGGATAACCAGGAGTCTCTGGAACATCTGGCTGCTGAAAGTAGGGCCAAGTTAAGCCAGGCAGCTGATCAGCATACCGCTGCTCTTAGAGAGAAGGACAACCAAATCAAGGACATAGAGGCTCGTATTACTGAGCTTGCAGAACTTCGCTGCAAACTAGAGGTGGAGTTAGCCCTCAAAGAGTCAGAGACAGAAGAGGTGAGGCTCTTATTTGAGGAGGCCAAGATGCAGCAGACTGAGGCTGTAAAGTCCCAGGTAGAGGCTGAGACTAAAGTCCTCCGCGAAGAGCTGACAGATATCAAAAAACAGCTTCAGGTAAAAAACGAGGAGTATGAAGTGGACCTTGCAGAGCTGAGGACTCTCATGAGGATTGAGAAGGACCACTGCATCTCAGAGCTGGTTGACAGACACGAGGAGGAGACTATCTCGTTGCGCAGCGAGCTCTCCTCCCTGCAGCAGCAAGCCCAGGATTCTGTCAGGACCCACGCTGAGGGGTTACAGAAACTTAAGCAGGAATTAGAGCAGCAAGTGTCTGCTCTAagtgaagaaaaggaaaagcagtTGAGGAGTTCTCAAGAACTGGAGCAAGAGTTGAGGACTGTTATCAGTAATTTGCAGGCAGAGAATGACCTGCTCTGTAAAAAACTAGAGCAGGACAGACAAGAAGTTGAGAAGGAAGAGGCCTTTAAGGTTGCATCACCAGATGCCTTTAAAGAGTTAGAGCAGAAAAAGGAGGAGATGGAAAAGAGACTGTCAGACAAAATTAGAGAACTTGAGAATAAGCTTCAGGACAGACAATCCTCAAAGAG TGATGCAGGGTTGTCGCTGCACGCTGACAGCCGTGCAGATGCCGGAGCACCTCTGTCTCTAGACTCAGCACTACAAGAGCGGCTGCAGCAGGAGAGAGCCTCCCTGCAGGTCCAGATGGAGCTCCTggagcagaagaagaatgagGAGATACAGAATCTCAAGACATCACTAATCGCAGAGCAGCAG actaatttcaacactgttctaACCCGAGAGAAGCTGAAGAAGGAGCAGATCATCAATGAGCTTACAGAGAAGTTGCGGAAAGTTACCCAACAGCAGGAGAAGGACAAAG CTCTGATAGAGACCCTTTCCGAGGACCGGGCTAGCGTCATGCAGGAAAAGAAACACTTGGAAGAAGAGCTTAACCGCCTCCGCAGCACTGCTCTGGTTTCTTCTGCCTTCTTCACTCCTAACCCCTCAGCTCAGGAGGTCAcagaagctggagcaggagccGCAGCAGCATCCAGAGCTCTGGTTGTCGCTGGAGCCTCTTCCTCTGAGCCCCTGGCTGAAACTGAGAGATTGGCCTCTGTGGCTGCCATTAGAGATGACGAACATGTCGACTCAGCAGTGGAAGCTAGTATGGTGACAGTCCA tgacAATATCTTGATGTCAGAAGAGAAACAGCGGATACTCTTACTCGAGAGG ACTTTACAcatgaaggaagaagaaaacaagcGCCTCAGTCAAAGACTG ATGTCTCAAAGCATGTCGTCCGTATCGTCACGGCATTCAGACAAAATCGCCATCAGAGA tttCCAGGTAGGCGATTTGGTTCTAATCATCCTGGATGAAAGGCATGACAACTACGTGCTGTTCACAGTTGGTCCCACCCTCTACTTCCTCCACTCAGAGTCTCTCACTGCACTGGACCTCAAACCAG catcAGGGACCTCAAGACGGCCATGGGTACTTGGAAAGGTGATGGAGAAAGAGTATTGCCAGGCAAAAAA AGGCCCAGAACAGGTTCAAGGTTCCTTTAGGAACCAAGTTCTACAGAGTGAAAGCTGTTCCATGGAACAGAAAAGTATAATAGCCAAGTAA
- the rb1cc1 gene encoding RB1-inducible coiled-coil protein 1 isoform X2, producing the protein MKLYVFQVNNGSTLTFDTDLAVQTVLELKHAIQAKYKIAIQHQVLVVNGGECMAAERRVCSYSAGTETNPIFLFNKEMILCDRDPTIPKTTFSIESEIQVKVEESLLMPAVFHTVASRTQLALEMFEVAKKLCSFCERLVHDEHLQHQGWAAIMANLDDCTLSYQKLLMKFDTAYSNYQQDLEEIKLKLTKLGTAVSVMARIPLLECLTRHSYRESMEKSSSTPEKESDETEEEKSTDSVRCATDAKRPSKLSTSFSASGTATCEPTGDQETNEMTDSGGLRAALLDDDTPELANPSFFNVTLLDWINVQDRPNDVESVVRKCFDSITRLDPRIIQPFLADCRDTIAKLDNQNMKAIKGLEDRLYALDQMIASCKKLVNEQKELAQGFLANQKRAENLKDTSVLPDLCLSHTNQLMIMLNNHRKLLDIKKKCTTAKQELANNLQVRLKWCCYVMLHADQDGEKLQALLRLLTELIERVRVVDALSTVPQMYCLAVVEVVRRKMFMRHYREWAYALVKDGKQLYEAEKFKRETFGKLFRKSFLRNRLFRGLDSWPPTSFCTRKPRRFDDELPDISLEDLQYLKSCCPLEVQPFLMVPTMCDFEPLNHHVAKLQQLVQAAQSVDEMSQTITDLLSEQRVSYSQSAQRSTPLTPQSTESIPGTTASMSSKTPASLNLQGPSCQPLHVPVPAPLEDLSPDSIDAQTFDFETIAHPNMDPVLQQGSLDLDSLAESPESDFMSAVNEFVIEENLTSPNPISDPTSPEMMVESLYSSVINAIDNKRMHDTTILERENSRIIVLRQVIDKYRSAAEESHSNLRSVKDDLYHLRGLVLKEQHDFGFVLRSLTTEVHNIVDNICQTHELELKEQHQSELLSLRQELEKQVHTLTEENQVNQNIVRDVQRAMLELEGLMERKEKELTQLESEKERWLETENSQTERIKDLEQKISNQAEELETLSASRDSLTSQLENLHFEIERGQQKIRQELEVVEQSHLKDLENRLKQEHQADLETLTKDNQESLEHLAAESRAKLSQAADQHTAALREKDNQIKDIEARITELAELRCKLEVELALKESETEEVRLLFEEAKMQQTEAVKSQVEAETKVLREELTDIKKQLQVKNEEYEVDLAELRTLMRIEKDHCISELVDRHEEETISLRSELSSLQQQAQDSVRTHAEGLQKLKQELEQQVSALSEEKEKQLRSSQELEQELRTVISNLQAENDLLCKKLEQDRQEVEKEEAFKVASPDAFKELEQKKEEMEKRLSDKIRELENKLQDRQSSKSDAGLSLHADSRADAGAPLSLDSALQERLQQERASLQVQMELLEQKKNEEIQNLKTSLIAEQQTNFNTVLTREKLKKEQIINELTEKLRKVTQQQEKDKALIETLSEDRASVMQEKKHLEEELNRLRSTALVSSAFFTPNPSAQEVTEAGAGAAAASRALVVAGASSSEPLAETERLASVAAIRDDEHVDSAVEASMVTVHDNILMSEEKQRILLLERTLHMKEEENKRLSQRLMSQSMSSVSSRHSDKIAIRDFQVGDLVLIILDERHDNYVLFTVGPTLYFLHSESLTALDLKPASGTSRRPWVLGKVMEKEYCQAKKAQNRFKVPLGTKFYRVKAVPWNRKV; encoded by the exons ATGAAGTTGTATGTGTTCCAGGTCAACAATGGCAGCACATTGACATTTGACACTGATCTTGCTGTCCAAAC TGTACTGGAGCTTAAACATGCCATCCAAGCCAAATATAAGATTGCAATTCAACATCAAGTCCTTGTTGTCAATGGAGGGGAATGTATGGCTGCGGAGAGGCGAGTCTGCAGCTACAGTGCTGGCACT GAAACCAACCCCATATTCCTATTCAACAAAGAGATGATCTTGTGTGACCGGGATCCAACAATCCCCAAAACCACCTTCTCGATTGAGAGTGAGATTCAGGTCAAGGTGGAGGAGTCACTACTGATGCCAGCTGTCTTTCACACCGTTGCCTCGCGAACACAACTTGCTCTG GAAATGTTTGAAGTTGCCAAGAAACTTTGCTCTTTCTGTGAACGTTTGGTTCATGATGAACACCTCCAACACCAAGGCTGGGCTGCTATTATGGCTAATCTGGATGACTGCACTCTGTCCTATCAGAAGTTGCTCATGAAATTTGACACCGCATACTCAAATTATCAACAGGACTTGGAAGAAATTAAGTTGAAACTTACAAA GTTGGGGACAGCCGTTTCTGTAATGGCCAGGATACCACTGCTGGAATGTTTGACAAGACATAGTTACAGAGAAAGCATGGAGAAGTCCAGCTCAACCCCAGAAAAGGAATCAGatgagacagaagaagaaaaatccaCTGACTCTGTGCGCTGTGCTACTGATGCAAAAAGGCCCTCCAAGTTATCAACATCCTTCTCTGCTTCGGGGACAGCCACCTGTGAGCCAACTGGTGACcaggaaacaaatgaaatgactgaCAGTGGTGGACTGAGAGCTGCCCTACTAGATGATGACACTCCCGAGCTCGCCAACCCGTCCTTCTTCAATGTCACACTATTAGACTGGATCAATGTGCAAGATAGACCCAATGATGTGGAATCAGTTGTGAGGAAATGCTTTGATTCCATCACTCGG CTTGACCCACGGATCATTCAACCCTTCCTGGCAGATTGTCGTGACACAATTGCCAAGCTAGATAATCAAAACATGAAAGCCATCAAAGGGCTCGAGGACAGGTTGTATGCTCTAGACCAAATGATTGCGAGCTGTAAGAAGTTGGTGAATGAACAAAAAGAACTTGCTCAG GGATTTTTGGCCAATCAGAAGCGGGCTGAAAACCTGAAGGATACATCTGTTCTGCCTGACTTGTGTCTGAGTCACACCAACCAGCTGATGATCATGCTGAACAACCACAGGAAGCTGCTAGACATCAAAAAGAAGTGCACCACTGCCAAACAAGAACTTGCAAACAACCTTCAAGTTCGACTCAA ATGGTGCTGCTATGTGATGCTTCATGCAGACCAGGATGGAGAGAAGCTTCAGGCTCTACTCAGACTTCTGACAGAGCTAATTGAAAGAGTGAGGGTGGTGGATGCCCTCAGTACCGTGCCCCAGATGTACTGCTTGGCGGTGGTGGAGGTCGTCAGGAGAAAAATGTTCATGCGCCACTACAGAGAG TGGGCCTATGCACTTGTGAAAGATGGCAAACAGCTGTACGAGGCGGAGAAGTTCAAAAGGGAAACCTTTGGGAAACTCTTCA GGAAGTCATTCCTCAGAAATCGTTTGTTCAGAGGACTCGATTCGTGGCCTCCAACATCATTTTGT ACACGGAAGCCCAGAAGGTTTGATGATGAACTTCCAGACATCTCACTTGAGGACCTGCAGTACTTGAAATCTTGTTGTCCTTTAGAGGTGCAGCCTTTCCTCAT GGTTCCTACAATGTGTGACTTCGAGCCCTTGAATCACCATGTAGCGAAGCTTCAACAGCTTGTCCAAGCTGCACAGAGTGTGGATGAGATGTCTCAAACTATAACCGACCTGCTAAGTGAACAAAGG GTATCCTATAGTCAGAGCGCCCAGAGATCAACTCCGTTGACCCCACAGTCCACAGAAAGCATACCTGGGACCACCGCATCGATGTCCTCCAAAACCCCCGCTTCACTTAACCTTCAAGGGCCCAGCTGCCAGCCCCTACATGTTCCCGTCCCAGCTCCCTTAGAGGACCTATCTCCAGACAGCATTGATGCACAAACATTTGACTTTGAAACCATTGCCCATCCGAACATGGATCCAGTCCTGCAGCAGGGCTCCCTTGACCTGGATTCTCTAGCAGAGAGCCCGGAATCAGACTTCATGTCTGCTGTCAATGAGTTTGTGATTGAAGAGAACTTGACCTCTCCGAACCCTATCAGTGACCCTACTAGTCCTGAAATGATGGTGGAGTCGCTGTATTCTTCTGTCATCAATGCTATTGACAACAAGCGTATGCATGATACCACAATACTAGAGAGGGAGAACTCAAGGATCATTGTTCTCAGACAAGTTATCGACAAATACCGATCTGCTGCAGAGGAGTCCCATTCCAACTTAAGAAGTGTAAAGGATGATCTGTATCACTTACGAGGTCTGGTATTAAAAGAACAACATGACTTTGGCTTTGTCCTGAGGAGTTTGACCACAGAAGTGCACAACATTGTGGACAACATCTGCCAGACCCATGAACTGGAGTTAAAGGAGCAGCATCAAAGTGAGCTTCTCTCCCTTCGGCAAGAGCTTGAGAAACAGGTCCACACACTAACAGAGGAAAACCAAGTAAACCAGAATATTGTCAGAGACGTGCAGCGCGCCATGCTGGAGCTGGAGGGACTCATGGAGCGCAAAGAGAAAGAACTTACTCAGCTCGAGAGTGAGAAAGAGCGATGGCTTGAGACTGAGAACAGCCAGACAGAGAGGATCAAAGACCTGGAGCAGAAGATCAGCAATCAAGCCGAAGAGCTTGAGACTCTCTCAGCTTCAAGAGACTCTTTGACCAGCCAGCTTGAGAATCTGCACTTTGAGATTGAACGTGGCCAGCAGAAGATCCGGCAGGAGTTGGAGGTTGTTGAGCAGTCACACTTGAAGGATCTGGAAAACAGACTGAAGCAGGAACACCAGGCAGACCTGGAGACCCTTACCAAGGATAACCAGGAGTCTCTGGAACATCTGGCTGCTGAAAGTAGGGCCAAGTTAAGCCAGGCAGCTGATCAGCATACCGCTGCTCTTAGAGAGAAGGACAACCAAATCAAGGACATAGAGGCTCGTATTACTGAGCTTGCAGAACTTCGCTGCAAACTAGAGGTGGAGTTAGCCCTCAAAGAGTCAGAGACAGAAGAGGTGAGGCTCTTATTTGAGGAGGCCAAGATGCAGCAGACTGAGGCTGTAAAGTCCCAGGTAGAGGCTGAGACTAAAGTCCTCCGCGAAGAGCTGACAGATATCAAAAAACAGCTTCAGGTAAAAAACGAGGAGTATGAAGTGGACCTTGCAGAGCTGAGGACTCTCATGAGGATTGAGAAGGACCACTGCATCTCAGAGCTGGTTGACAGACACGAGGAGGAGACTATCTCGTTGCGCAGCGAGCTCTCCTCCCTGCAGCAGCAAGCCCAGGATTCTGTCAGGACCCACGCTGAGGGGTTACAGAAACTTAAGCAGGAATTAGAGCAGCAAGTGTCTGCTCTAagtgaagaaaaggaaaagcagtTGAGGAGTTCTCAAGAACTGGAGCAAGAGTTGAGGACTGTTATCAGTAATTTGCAGGCAGAGAATGACCTGCTCTGTAAAAAACTAGAGCAGGACAGACAAGAAGTTGAGAAGGAAGAGGCCTTTAAGGTTGCATCACCAGATGCCTTTAAAGAGTTAGAGCAGAAAAAGGAGGAGATGGAAAAGAGACTGTCAGACAAAATTAGAGAACTTGAGAATAAGCTTCAGGACAGACAATCCTCAAAGAG TGATGCAGGGTTGTCGCTGCACGCTGACAGCCGTGCAGATGCCGGAGCACCTCTGTCTCTAGACTCAGCACTACAAGAGCGGCTGCAGCAGGAGAGAGCCTCCCTGCAGGTCCAGATGGAGCTCCTggagcagaagaagaatgagGAGATACAGAATCTCAAGACATCACTAATCGCAGAGCAGCAG actaatttcaacactgttctaACCCGAGAGAAGCTGAAGAAGGAGCAGATCATCAATGAGCTTACAGAGAAGTTGCGGAAAGTTACCCAACAGCAGGAGAAGGACAAAG CTCTGATAGAGACCCTTTCCGAGGACCGGGCTAGCGTCATGCAGGAAAAGAAACACTTGGAAGAAGAGCTTAACCGCCTCCGCAGCACTGCTCTGGTTTCTTCTGCCTTCTTCACTCCTAACCCCTCAGCTCAGGAGGTCAcagaagctggagcaggagccGCAGCAGCATCCAGAGCTCTGGTTGTCGCTGGAGCCTCTTCCTCTGAGCCCCTGGCTGAAACTGAGAGATTGGCCTCTGTGGCTGCCATTAGAGATGACGAACATGTCGACTCAGCAGTGGAAGCTAGTATGGTGACAGTCCA tgacAATATCTTGATGTCAGAAGAGAAACAGCGGATACTCTTACTCGAGAGG ACTTTACAcatgaaggaagaagaaaacaagcGCCTCAGTCAAAGACTG ATGTCTCAAAGCATGTCGTCCGTATCGTCACGGCATTCAGACAAAATCGCCATCAGAGA tttCCAGGTAGGCGATTTGGTTCTAATCATCCTGGATGAAAGGCATGACAACTACGTGCTGTTCACAGTTGGTCCCACCCTCTACTTCCTCCACTCAGAGTCTCTCACTGCACTGGACCTCAAACCAG catcAGGGACCTCAAGACGGCCATGGGTACTTGGAAAGGTGATGGAGAAAGAGTATTGCCAGGCAAAAAAG GCCCAGAACAGGTTCAAGGTTCCTTTAGGAACCAAGTTCTACAGAGTGAAAGCTGTTCCATGGAACAGAAAAGTATAA